From Vanrija pseudolonga chromosome 1, complete sequence, a single genomic window includes:
- the NUP152_1 gene encoding Nucleoporin, with protein MAKRGADNQLTKDDHESDGDDPGQREEALRPIAGRQIRGLPKRKGAAPAAEAAPGAPAPSTSGFGGFGAPAAATASSSTPSFGFSASNGAGSSGFSFGAKPAAAAAPAAAAAPPPAFGGFSFGKPAAPAAEPPKAAAAAPAPFGGFSFGKAPAATPAPAAAAPVAPPTAQFTFGKKPAETAPIAPPKEVEPAPAAAAPPKAFGGFSFGAPKAAAPAAAAPAPAAAAPSLSSLPAARAPSSGNPKSPIAPAAPAFRSSSGPGPSQATPPVEGEVSYYTSLRGLNNAFLSFVSHELNSNEFLNLTKALPGLLSQYEAHLDAAAAKAGWTPKADAEKTNGSAAPPAVSAPAPAKPPAAPLSFGQPATSSSAPAAPAAAKPFSFGDPAATEAPKKASSAANQLAADILAEDDAASKVKEPEAPAAVSTPAKSGSLFSFAPSAPLAPTTPGSKTFVPSASTTSAGEPPAKLGKFGPDGSNPQLSFGGAKATPASTTATSPPAKGGFSFGSPAGASAGFSFGASSSGSTPAAGTKSPPKAAAFSFGSSGGAGGSSAFSFGSSSAAPAPAGGAKPFAFSQTLSTPAAAPFSFGGASSSTPASSSPAAPVPATAAEPIEVTKNLADTVGEGEEGEETIAEQRGKLHKLEDGKYVVVGLGQFKLKSNKATGKRRLLMRADGSGSVVLNMAVGKSLEPTAEGNNMKFLGFDLAGSMKPFLLRVKTAEAAAAIAAAIKKEVEALKA; from the exons ATGGCCAAGCGAGGAGCCGACAACCAGCTGACAAAGGACGACCACGAGTCGGACGGAGACGAC CCGGgacagcgcgaggaggcacTCAGGCCCATCGCGGGCAGGCA GATCCGCGGGCTTCCAAAGCGCAAGggcgctgcccccgccgccgag GCTGCGCCCGGAGCTCCAGCCCCATCGACATCAGGCTTTGGCGGCTTCGGtgcacccgccgccgcgactgcgtcgtcgtcgacaccgtcGTTCGGGTTCAGCGCCAGCAACGGTGCCGGAAGCAGCGGCTTCTCGTTCGGAGCCAAgcctgctgccgctgctgctccggcggcggcggcggccccaCCCCCGGCTTTTGGCGGCTTCTCGTTCGGCAAGCCCGCCGCACCTGCTGCTGAGCCACCAaaggccgctgcggccgcgccggcgccgttcgGCGGCTTCTCGTTTGGCAAGGCGCCAGCCGCGACTCCGGCTCctgcggccgctgcgccggtcgcgccgcccactgCCCAGTTCACGTTCGGAAAGAAGCCTGCAGAGACCGCCCCCATCGCACCCCCGAAGGAGGTCGAGCCCGCCccagctgccgctgctcctcctAAGGCGTTCGGAGGCTTCTCGTTTGGCGCGCCGAaggctgctgcgccggccgctgctgccccggcgcctgcagccgccgccccatCACTCTCTtccctccccgccgcgcgcgctccatcTTCTGGGAACCCAAAGTCCCCGATCGCGCCCGCTGCCCCAGCATTCCGCTCCTCATCTGGGCCCGGGCCCTCGCAGGCGACACCGCCGGTCGAGGGAGAGGTCTCCTACTACACTTCGCTCCGCGGTCTCAACAACGCGTTCCTGTCGTTCGTGTCGCACGAGCTGAACAGCAATGAGTTCCTGAACCTCACCAAGGCGCTGCCGGGCCTCCTGTCACAGTACGAGGCGCACCTAGATGCGGCtgcggccaaggccggcTGGACGCCCAAGGCTGATGCGGAGAAGACCAACGGTTCTGCTGCTCCACCTGCTGTCTCAGCCCCCGCCCCTGCCAAACCGCCAGCTGCCCCTCTCTCGTTCGGACAGCCTGCTACATCGTCGTCTGCTCCTGCAGCTCCTGCTGCGGCCAAGCCGTTCAGCTTTGGTGATCCTGCAGCCACTGAGGCACCGAAGAAGGCTTCGTCGGCGGCTAACCAGCTCGCAGCTGACATCTTGGCTGAGGATGATGCCGCAAGCAAGGTGAAGGAGCCTGAggcacccgccgccgtctccacGCCTGCAAAGTCTGGTTCGCTGTTCTCGTTTgccccgtcggcgccgcttGCTCCCACCACGCCTGGCAGCAAGACCTTTGTTCCATCAGCTTCAACAACGAGTGCAGGCGAGCCTCcggccaagctcggcaagTTTGGCCCCGACGGCAGCAACCCACAGTTGTCATTTGGCGGTGCCAAGGCGACTCCTGCCAGTACAACTGCCACCAGCCCACCCGCCAAGGGAGGCTTCTCGTTTGGCTCGCCCGCTGGAGCCAGCGCCGGATTCAGCTTTggagcaagcagcagcggcagcacaCCGGCGGCAGGCACCAAGTCGCCTCCCAAGGCGGCTGCGTTCTCGTTCGgtagcagcggcggcgccggcggatCGTCTGCGTTCAGCTttggctcgagctcggccgcacctgcacctgctgGTGGTGCCAAGCCGTTCGCCTTCTCGCAGACTCTTTCGACCCCAGCAGCTGCCCCGTTCTCGTTTGGCGGTGCTTCGTCATCAACTCCAGCGTCATCCTCCCCGGCGGCTCCTGTTCCTGCTACGGCCGCTGAGCCGATCGAGGTCACCAAGAACCTCGCTGACACTGttggcgagggtgaggagggcgaggagaccATTGCCGAGCAGAGAGGCAAGCTGcacaagctcgaggacggcaagtACGTTGTCGTCGGTCTGGGACAATTCAAGTTGAAGAGCAACAAGGCCACCGGCAAGAGGCGTTTGTTGATGCGCGCCGACGGAAGCGGGTCGGTTGTTCTT AACATGGCTGTCGGCAAGTCTCTTGAACCAACGGCCGAGGGGAACAACATGAAGTTCTTAGGCTTTGACCTTGCCGGCAGCATGAAGCCCTTCCTCCTCCGTGtcaagacggccgaggctgcggccgccatcgcggcggcgatcaagaaggaggttgaggcgctcaaggctTGA
- the NUP152_1 gene encoding Nucleoporin codes for MAKRGADNQLTKDDHESDGDDPGQREEALRPIAGRQYVQLTSVDGSAANSDRIRGLPKRKGAAPAAEAAPGAPAPSTSGFGGFGAPAAATASSSTPSFGFSASNGAGSSGFSFGAKPAAAAAPAAAAAPPPAFGGFSFGKPAAPAAEPPKAAAAAPAPFGGFSFGKAPAATPAPAAAAPVAPPTAQFTFGKKPAETAPIAPPKEVEPAPAAAAPPKAFGGFSFGAPKAAAPAAAAPAPAAAAPSLSSLPAARAPSSGNPKSPIAPAAPAFRSSSGPGPSQATPPVEGEVSYYTSLRGLNNAFLSFVSHELNSNEFLNLTKALPGLLSQYEAHLDAAAAKAGWTPKADAEKTNGSAAPPAVSAPAPAKPPAAPLSFGQPATSSSAPAAPAAAKPFSFGDPAATEAPKKASSAANQLAADILAEDDAASKVKEPEAPAAVSTPAKSGSLFSFAPSAPLAPTTPGSKTFVPSASTTSAGEPPAKLGKFGPDGSNPQLSFGGAKATPASTTATSPPAKGGFSFGSPAGASAGFSFGASSSGSTPAAGTKSPPKAAAFSFGSSGGAGGSSAFSFGSSSAAPAPAGGAKPFAFSQTLSTPAAAPFSFGGASSSTPASSSPAAPVPATAAEPIEVTKNLADTVGEGEEGEETIAEQRGKLHKLEDGKYVVVGLGQFKLKSNKATGKRRLLMRADGSGSVVLNMAVGKSLEPTAEGNNMKFLGFDLAGSMKPFLLRVKTAEAAAAIAAAIKKEVEALKA; via the exons ATGGCCAAGCGAGGAGCCGACAACCAGCTGACAAAGGACGACCACGAGTCGGACGGAGACGAC CCGGgacagcgcgaggaggcacTCAGGCCCATCGCGGGCAGGCAGTACGTGCAGCTCACGTCTGTAGATGGATCAGCTGCTAACAGTGACAGGATCCGCGGGCTTCCAAAGCGCAAGggcgctgcccccgccgccgag GCTGCGCCCGGAGCTCCAGCCCCATCGACATCAGGCTTTGGCGGCTTCGGtgcacccgccgccgcgactgcgtcgtcgtcgacaccgtcGTTCGGGTTCAGCGCCAGCAACGGTGCCGGAAGCAGCGGCTTCTCGTTCGGAGCCAAgcctgctgccgctgctgctccggcggcggcggcggccccaCCCCCGGCTTTTGGCGGCTTCTCGTTCGGCAAGCCCGCCGCACCTGCTGCTGAGCCACCAaaggccgctgcggccgcgccggcgccgttcgGCGGCTTCTCGTTTGGCAAGGCGCCAGCCGCGACTCCGGCTCctgcggccgctgcgccggtcgcgccgcccactgCCCAGTTCACGTTCGGAAAGAAGCCTGCAGAGACCGCCCCCATCGCACCCCCGAAGGAGGTCGAGCCCGCCccagctgccgctgctcctcctAAGGCGTTCGGAGGCTTCTCGTTTGGCGCGCCGAaggctgctgcgccggccgctgctgccccggcgcctgcagccgccgccccatCACTCTCTtccctccccgccgcgcgcgctccatcTTCTGGGAACCCAAAGTCCCCGATCGCGCCCGCTGCCCCAGCATTCCGCTCCTCATCTGGGCCCGGGCCCTCGCAGGCGACACCGCCGGTCGAGGGAGAGGTCTCCTACTACACTTCGCTCCGCGGTCTCAACAACGCGTTCCTGTCGTTCGTGTCGCACGAGCTGAACAGCAATGAGTTCCTGAACCTCACCAAGGCGCTGCCGGGCCTCCTGTCACAGTACGAGGCGCACCTAGATGCGGCtgcggccaaggccggcTGGACGCCCAAGGCTGATGCGGAGAAGACCAACGGTTCTGCTGCTCCACCTGCTGTCTCAGCCCCCGCCCCTGCCAAACCGCCAGCTGCCCCTCTCTCGTTCGGACAGCCTGCTACATCGTCGTCTGCTCCTGCAGCTCCTGCTGCGGCCAAGCCGTTCAGCTTTGGTGATCCTGCAGCCACTGAGGCACCGAAGAAGGCTTCGTCGGCGGCTAACCAGCTCGCAGCTGACATCTTGGCTGAGGATGATGCCGCAAGCAAGGTGAAGGAGCCTGAggcacccgccgccgtctccacGCCTGCAAAGTCTGGTTCGCTGTTCTCGTTTgccccgtcggcgccgcttGCTCCCACCACGCCTGGCAGCAAGACCTTTGTTCCATCAGCTTCAACAACGAGTGCAGGCGAGCCTCcggccaagctcggcaagTTTGGCCCCGACGGCAGCAACCCACAGTTGTCATTTGGCGGTGCCAAGGCGACTCCTGCCAGTACAACTGCCACCAGCCCACCCGCCAAGGGAGGCTTCTCGTTTGGCTCGCCCGCTGGAGCCAGCGCCGGATTCAGCTTTggagcaagcagcagcggcagcacaCCGGCGGCAGGCACCAAGTCGCCTCCCAAGGCGGCTGCGTTCTCGTTCGgtagcagcggcggcgccggcggatCGTCTGCGTTCAGCTttggctcgagctcggccgcacctgcacctgctgGTGGTGCCAAGCCGTTCGCCTTCTCGCAGACTCTTTCGACCCCAGCAGCTGCCCCGTTCTCGTTTGGCGGTGCTTCGTCATCAACTCCAGCGTCATCCTCCCCGGCGGCTCCTGTTCCTGCTACGGCCGCTGAGCCGATCGAGGTCACCAAGAACCTCGCTGACACTGttggcgagggtgaggagggcgaggagaccATTGCCGAGCAGAGAGGCAAGCTGcacaagctcgaggacggcaagtACGTTGTCGTCGGTCTGGGACAATTCAAGTTGAAGAGCAACAAGGCCACCGGCAAGAGGCGTTTGTTGATGCGCGCCGACGGAAGCGGGTCGGTTGTTCTT AACATGGCTGTCGGCAAGTCTCTTGAACCAACGGCCGAGGGGAACAACATGAAGTTCTTAGGCTTTGACCTTGCCGGCAGCATGAAGCCCTTCCTCCTCCGTGtcaagacggccgaggctgcggccgccatcgcggcggcgatcaagaaggaggttgaggcgctcaaggctTGA
- the ubp2 gene encoding putative ubiquitin carboxyl-terminal hydrolase 2 translates to MTATNNNELRSSPPSRRTSVAEQGAASDSGAGPSSSRRPLPPRPAGPRSPERSGSIHTSYTVTPAPAPTQSPASVAPPAPLAPVSSYPTPLPAPPGIPELPSLLPVEGAPDTDVTVTVAPIDSSPLVSLHDTELPAYEYRSPEAVIESIDEPSASNLPPGVLAEHVADDDDDVDFVHREWAAGGNNGGNARLSGMDVDLDSSTFVPAIPERPQIGPGVLARRWLEGIHPHHVYQPIITELPKPPLPKTPSRQPTLSDETAGSPPSAGAGGAEPPAPSPTVAPLTLDDVFAALPGGKEHHHEWYFCPDCWGWLHVTMGSGDIPGILDMEEWEKKAEFGSQLDREKSRTGRLAQLSRLKDIATSRSVPVKNQHHFHSFYNLILPTAERRIDRVQPEGYKDAFSHLDLSYGAPPAELVEFKDFSNNAALWVSCSSDAWVFIDQGPFPGQIPVGLVQEFTAEKKENPNVGVDRYQSVVDAWSLIITLLQNPLFRGNRGWVKLENKTFSSKIGASLRSSHLLERVGFGCKLEDEGYRVGPFAQGDLITDEHVAQMSAYMARTWVEVTLWLQHYQRLNGLGLSSEWIRSKTLGEDLDRLLHVSKLPQKSLPYSGDLYQALGTLGASIHDVPSTIEDGYDLQVSDDAQRTPYYLGALERVAKAPGPGSDTLQIRVATERSMDRYTDEDIDEAYSLIGCTPEHCSTIMVEREEMPVEHLLDLHRTAMSSASDSRRPDISRALFIIGKDRGNDMMVQLGKNGGSYLSLDQAYREFNLSRDIPIDDEMLIMTYDGWISDRPSRADHYRMALSIIANAPGEERPVLQAYLSGKDISEFQGPVRRDLPAGLRNIGNTCYLNSVLQFLYTVKPVRDAVTNFEQSLISMTGDDEDSAKNKEKLLKVQSSQRFVRHLKDLFNEMYTTDRTAVVPQEELARLAILPIDLVGERAPASAPKGRVTIDSLPTVLSPISSNAATAAGDSGPPTPQSIDYSPPSSPPPGARPLVETPDRRTSVLGKRASQDRESAFGGSEERLRRLTDDRSDMIELDSPTEATVSPPETNEDVEMVPISRSSTTDLGIPSGLSTLELTSPMTEEPPTPLTALPTRAATGIATPEDSPPHVPAPLPAPAAAPQRKAPPPLPPRRPSMALVAAEKFGLQQDAAEILINVLAQLEYAFDRQSDDQGHELPNLIQSLFSSKFQQQMSLESTDGSPPQTNEPVESVFVHPIIGVEEDGKDLYDCLSELYLGGAEIEYEGKKGFKMDLIDELPPLLYIQMRRSQYDPIKRAQTKTNTHIPFGRKLIMDRFLASADPAKRQRSITLTREMMQMRARRHELKNHKPMAIAETFRFVREALSTDAAKAILASTDDSAVTPDLLEALGLEASAADEEIANIEARLPEAKEELERLWANDNTTEYELVSVFVHGGTGTGGHYWTYQADLPRDGDKYFYYSDEVVKDVPATDVFSDKSAQGVSPALLCYVRKDRSLVDTLHRAAAPAEGEAVAKAAETASTGGW, encoded by the exons ATGACTGCGACCAACAATAACGAGCTGCGAAGCTCCCCACCATCACGGAGGACATCTGTGGCTGAGCAGGGCGCAGCGTCCGACTCTGGGGCCGGCCCGTCGTCCTCCAGACGTCCGTTGCCACCTCGTCCAGCTGGCCCTCGCAGCCCAGAGCGCTCGGGATCTATCCACACGTCGTACACGGTCACcccagctccagctccaaCGCAGTCGCCTGCCTCTGTGGCCCCGCCTGCCCCTCTCGCTCCCGTCAGCAGCTACCCTACGCCTCTGCCAGCCCCTCCAGGAATACCAGAGCTGCCTTCCCTCCTCCCGGTTGAAGGAGCCCCTGACACGGACGTTACCGTCACTGTTGCGCCGATCGACTCGTCTCCGCTGGTTTCTTTGCATGACACCGAGCTCCCAGCGTACGAATACCGGTCTCCCGAGGCTGTTATCGAGAGCATCGATGAGCCATCGGCCTCCAACCTGCCGCCGGGGGTGCtggccgagcacgtcgccgacgatgacgacgacgtggacTTTGTTCACCGCGAATGGGCAGCGGGGGGCAACAATGGTGGCAACGCGCGGCTCAGCGGCATGGACGTGGACCTCGATTCTTCCACGTTCGTGCCAGCCATTCCTGAACGGCCACAGATCGGCCCCGGCGTGCTGGCTAGGCGCTGGCTGGAAGGGATCCACCCTCACCACGTTTATCAACCTATTATCACCGAGCTCCCCAAGCCACCATTGCCCAAGACGCCATCGAGGCAGCCGACGCTCTCGGACGAAACGGCTGGATCTCCTCCGTCCGCTGGGGCTGGAGGAGCGGAGCCTCCTGCTCCCTCACCCACAGTCGCGCCGCTTACTCTCGACGACGTGTTTGCGGCCCTCCCAGGCGGCAAGGAGCACCACCACGAGTGGTACTTCTGCCCCGATTGCTGGGGATGGCTCCATGTCACCATGGGCAGCGGTGACATCCCAGGCATCCTCGATATGGAGGAATGGGAGAAGAAAGCGGAGTTTGGCAGCCAGCTCGACCGTGAGAAGTCACGGACAGGCCGACTGGCGCAGCTATCCCGACTGAAGGACATTGCGACATCGCGCTCAGTGCCGGTCAAAAACCAGCACCACTTCCACAGCTTTTACAATCTTATCCTGCCAACCGCCGAGCGACGCATTGACCGCGTTCAACCGGAGGGGTACAAGGACGCCTTTTCGCACTTGGATCTCAGCTACggcgccccgcccgccgagctcgttgaGTTCAAGGACTTCTCGAATAACGCGGCGCTCTGGGTCAGCTGCTCGTCGGACGCATGGGTCTTCATCGATCAAGGCCCATTCCCAGGTCAAATCCCCGTCGGGCTGGTCCAGGAGTTcacggccgagaagaaggagaacCCCAATGTCGGAGTGGACAGGTACCAGAGCGTGGTGGACGCTTGGAGTTTGATCATTACGCTTCTCCAGAATCCGCTGTTTAGAGGCAACCGTGGCTGGGTCAAGCTGGAGAATAAGACATTCAGCTCCAAGATCGGGGCATCACTAAGATC TTCCCATCTCCTGGAGCGCGTGGGCTTTGGGTGCAAGCTGGAGGATGAAGGATACAGAGTCGGGCCGTTTGCCCAGGGCGACCTCATCACGGACGAGCATGTTGCCCAGATGAGTGCCTACATGGCCCGCACCTGGGTCGAGGTGACACTCTGGCTTCAGCATTACCAGCGCCTGAATG GCCTTGGATTGTCGTCCGAGTGGATCCGCAGCAAGACTCTTGGCGAAGACCTGGATCGTTTGCTTCACGTCTCCAAGCTTCCTCAAA AATCGCTGCCGTACTCGGGAGACCTGTACCAAGCCCTCGGTACGCTTGGCGCGTCCATCCACGATGTCCCGTCGACTATCGAGGATGGCTACGACCTGCAGGTATCCGACGATGCCCAACGAACGCCATACtacctcggcgcgcttgagAGGGTAGCGAAGGCCCCAGGTCCAGGGAGCGACACGCTACAGATTCGTGTGGCGACAGAGCGGTCGATGGACCGGTACACGGATG AGGACATCGACGAGGCATACAGCCTCATCGGATGTACCCCTGAACACTGCTCAACCATCATGGTTGAGCGTGAAGAGATGCCGGTCGAGCACCTGCTGGATCTTCATCGCACTGCCATGTCGTCAGCTTCCGATAGCAGGCGCCCCGACATCAGCCGCGCGCTGTTCATCATTGGCAAAGACCGCGGCAACGACATGATGGTCCAGCTGGGCAAGAACGGCGGATCGTACCTCTCTCTCGATCAAGCGTACCGCGAGTTCAACCTCTCGCGAGACATCCCGATTGACGATGAGATGCTCATCATGACCTATGATGGCTGGATCTCGGATAGACCATCTCGCGCGGACCACTACCGCATGGCACTGTCAATTATCGCCAATGCGCCTGGAGAAGAAAGACCAGTGCTTCAGGCATACTTGTCGGGTAAGGACATCTCCGAGTTCCAAGGCCCTGTTCGTCGAGATCTACCTGCCGGACTGAGGAACATCGGCAACACCTGCTATCTGAACTCGGTCCTCCAGTTCCTCTACACCGTCAAGCCTGTTCGCGATGCTGTCACCAACTTCGAACAGTCGTTGATCAGCATGActggggacgacgaggactcTGCCAAGAACAAGGAGAAGCTGCTGAAGGTCCAGTCCTCTCAGCGCTTCGTGCGACACCTCAAGGACCTCTTCAATGAGATGTACACGACAGACCGCACTGCCGTCGTTCCGCAGGAAGAGCTAGCTCGTCTGGCTATTCTCCCCATTGACCTCGTTGGAGAGCGTGCGCCCGCGTCTGCGCCGAAGGGGCGTGTGACGATCGACTCGTTGCCGACAGTCCTGTCGCCCATTTCATCGAACGCCGCCACTGCAGCTGGCGACTCTGGACCACCGACACCGCAGTCGATTGACTACTCCCCTCCTTCGAGCCCGCCTCCTGGTGCCCGCCCACTCGTAGAGACCCCGGACAGGCGCACGTCCGTTCTGGGAAAGCGCGCTAGCCAGGACAGAGAATCGGCGTTTGGTGGCTCGGAGGAGCGTCTACGCAGGTTGACGGACGACAGGAGCGATATGATCGAGTTGGACTCACCCACCGAGGCAACTGTTAGTCCACCGGAGACCAATGAAGACGTGGAGATGGTCCCCATCTCTCGCTCAAGCACGACCGACCTGGGCATTCCCAGCGGCTTATCAACGCTTGAGCTGACCTCGCCCATGACTGAGGAGCCCCCGACGCCTCTGACGGCTCTGCCTACCCGAGCGGCAACTGGAATTGCGACACCAGAGGACTCGCCGCCTCATGTGCCAGCCCCATTgccagcccccgccgccgcgccgcagcgaaAGGCCCCTCCACCGCTTCCACCCAGGCGCCCTTCCATGGCGCTTGTGGCAGCGGAGAAGTTTGGTCTGCAgcaggacgccgccgagattCTCATCAACGtccttgcgcagctcgaaTATGCCTTTGACCGTCAGTCTGATGACCAGGGCCATGAGCTGCCCAACTTGATTCAGAG CCTCTTCTCGTCCAAGTTCCAGCAACAAATGTCGCTTGAATCGACTGATGGTTCACCTCCCCAGACGAATGAGCCCGTGGAGTCTGTCTTTGTCCACCCCATCATtggtgtcgaggaggacggcaaggacctGTACGACTGCCTGTCCGAGCTGTACCTCGGAGGCGCTGAGATCGAGtacgagggcaagaagggaTTCAAGATGGACCTCATTGACGAGTTGCCACCGCTGTTGTACATCCAGATGAGG CGCTCGCAGTACGACCCCATCAAACGAGCACAGACCAAGACGAACACGCACATTCCGTTCGGACGCAAGCTGATCATGGACCGGttcttggcgagcgcggacCCGGCCAAGAGGCAGCGCTCTATCACGCTTACGCGTGAGATGATGCAGATGAGGGCGAGACGCCACGAGCTCAAGAACCACAAGCCAATGGCCATTGCGGAAACGTTCCGGTTTGTGCGCGAGGCACTGTCAACCGATGCGGCCAAGGCGATTCTTGCGAGCACGGACGATTCCGCAGTCACCCCCGACCTGCTCGAAGCACTTGGTCTTGAGGCTTCGGCtgcggacgaggagattgccaACATTGAGGCGAGACTTCctgaggccaaggaggagtTGGAGCGGCTGTGGGCCAACGACAACACGACCGAGTACGAGCTCGTGTCTGTGTTTGTGCACGGTGGCACTGGCACGGGAGGTCACTACTGGACATACCAGGCGGACCTGCCGCgtgatg GCGACAAATACTTTTACtacagcgacgaggtggtcaaGGACGTTCCCGCGACCGATGTCTTCAGCGACAAGTCGGCGCAGGGTGTCAGCCCAGCGCTGTTGTGCTATGTGCGCAAGGACCGCAGCCTGGTGGACACGTTGCACCGTGCGGCGGCTCCcgcggagggggaggcggtggcgaAGGCGGCGGAGACTGCGTCGACGGGAGGttggtga